Proteins from one Streptosporangium becharense genomic window:
- a CDS encoding peptide chain release factor 3: MAAIIQEAARRRTFAVISHPDAGKSTMTEALALHASAISQAGAVHGKSGRRGVTSDWMEMEKARGISITSAALRFEYRGHVFNLVDTPGHADFSEDTYRVLAAVDCAVMLLDAAKGMEPQTLKLFEVCRHRRIPVITFVNKWDRPGREALELLDEIEERTGLKPTPITWPIGTGGFFHGVADRVDDRIVRYTRTPGGATKAIETELTPEQALAELGGDWERAKDEVDLLSAIGADHDQKAFEAHESTPVLFGAALSNFGVGRLLDAMVDIAPAPSPRPDAQDDPRPLDEPFSGLVFKVQANMDPSHRDRIAFVRVCSGRFERGMVLTHAATARPFATKYAQSVFGQERATIDEAYPGDVVGLVNATALRPGDTLYDGSPVEFPKIPSFAPEHFAVARVRDSSRSKQFRKGIEQLDAEGVVQVLRSDVRGDQAPVLAAVGPMQFDVVKHRMAAEFSTEITLDRLDFGIARLTDAASAPVLTRQRGVEVFTRSQDGALLALFTDEWRMRGVMRDHPDLVLNALLADTRG, translated from the coding sequence ATGGCCGCGATCATTCAGGAGGCGGCACGCCGCCGTACGTTCGCGGTGATCAGCCACCCCGACGCGGGCAAGTCGACCATGACCGAGGCCCTGGCGCTGCACGCCTCGGCGATCAGCCAGGCCGGCGCGGTGCACGGCAAGTCGGGCCGGCGCGGGGTGACCTCCGACTGGATGGAGATGGAGAAGGCCCGTGGCATCTCCATCACCTCCGCGGCCCTCCGCTTCGAGTACCGCGGCCATGTCTTCAACCTGGTCGACACCCCGGGTCACGCCGACTTCTCCGAGGACACCTACCGCGTGCTGGCCGCCGTCGATTGCGCGGTCATGCTGCTCGACGCGGCCAAGGGCATGGAGCCGCAGACCCTGAAGCTGTTCGAGGTCTGCCGGCACCGCCGCATCCCCGTCATCACCTTCGTCAACAAGTGGGACCGGCCCGGCCGCGAGGCGCTGGAGCTGCTGGACGAGATCGAGGAGCGGACCGGCCTGAAGCCCACGCCGATCACCTGGCCGATCGGCACCGGCGGCTTCTTCCACGGCGTGGCCGACCGCGTCGACGACCGCATCGTCCGCTACACCCGCACCCCGGGCGGGGCCACCAAGGCCATCGAGACCGAGCTGACCCCCGAGCAGGCCCTGGCCGAGCTCGGCGGCGACTGGGAGCGGGCCAAGGACGAGGTCGACCTGCTCTCCGCGATCGGCGCCGACCACGACCAGAAGGCGTTCGAGGCGCACGAGTCGACCCCCGTGCTGTTCGGCGCCGCGCTGTCCAACTTCGGCGTGGGCCGGCTGCTGGACGCCATGGTCGACATCGCCCCCGCCCCGTCCCCCCGGCCGGACGCCCAGGACGACCCGCGTCCGCTGGACGAGCCGTTCTCCGGGCTGGTCTTCAAGGTGCAGGCCAACATGGACCCCTCGCACCGCGACCGCATCGCGTTCGTCCGGGTCTGTTCCGGCAGGTTCGAGCGCGGCATGGTGCTGACCCACGCGGCCACCGCCCGGCCGTTCGCCACCAAGTACGCCCAGTCGGTCTTCGGCCAGGAGCGCGCCACGATCGACGAGGCGTACCCGGGTGACGTCGTCGGCCTGGTCAACGCCACCGCGCTGCGTCCCGGCGACACGCTGTACGACGGTTCACCGGTCGAGTTCCCGAAGATCCCGAGCTTCGCCCCCGAGCACTTCGCCGTCGCCCGGGTCCGCGACTCCAGCCGGTCCAAGCAGTTCCGCAAGGGCATCGAGCAGCTCGACGCCGAGGGCGTGGTGCAGGTGCTCCGCTCCGACGTCCGCGGCGACCAGGCTCCGGTGCTGGCCGCGGTCGGCCCGATGCAGTTCGACGTGGTCAAACACCGGATGGCCGCCGAGTTCAGCACCGAGATCACCCTCGACCGGCTCGACTTCGGCATCGCCAGGCTCACCGACGCCGCTTCGGCGCCGGTCCTGACCCGCCAGCGCGGGGTGGAGGTGTTCACCCGCTCGCAGGACGGCGCGCTGCTCGCGCTGTTCACCGACGAGTGGCGGATGCGCGGCGTCATGCGCGACCACCCCGATCTCGTGCTGAACGCCCTGCTCGCCGACACGAGAGGCTGA
- a CDS encoding PP2C family protein-serine/threonine phosphatase — MITLRYAAGSDVGRVRQGNEDAGYAGPRLLAVADGMGGHVGGEVASSAVIATVASLDQECPGDLASAAEAGVRKANQRLRELVEEDPSLTGMGTTLTLMLWNGARVALAHIGDSRAYLLRDGDLYQITYDHTLVQTLMDDGRITAEEAARHPHRSILLQVLDGGENMELDLSLRDAEVGDRYLLCSDGLSGVVEAEQLRHVLAEVDDLQEVTQELIRLACEAGAPDNVTCVVADVVEGPMVDDPVVVGSANPS, encoded by the coding sequence ATGATCACACTGCGCTATGCGGCAGGTTCCGATGTCGGCCGGGTCCGGCAAGGCAACGAGGACGCCGGTTACGCCGGCCCACGGCTCCTCGCGGTCGCGGACGGAATGGGCGGGCACGTGGGCGGTGAGGTCGCCAGCTCCGCGGTGATCGCCACCGTCGCCTCGCTCGACCAGGAGTGCCCCGGCGACCTGGCCTCCGCCGCGGAGGCCGGGGTCCGCAAGGCCAACCAGCGCCTGCGGGAACTGGTCGAGGAAGACCCGTCCCTGACCGGCATGGGAACCACCCTGACCCTGATGCTCTGGAACGGCGCCCGGGTCGCCCTGGCCCACATCGGTGACTCGCGGGCGTACCTGCTGCGCGACGGCGACCTCTACCAGATCACCTACGATCACACGCTGGTGCAGACCCTCATGGACGACGGCCGGATCACCGCCGAGGAGGCCGCCAGGCACCCGCACCGGTCGATCCTGCTCCAGGTCCTCGACGGCGGGGAGAACATGGAGCTCGACCTGTCGCTGCGCGACGCCGAGGTCGGCGACCGCTACCTGCTCTGCTCCGACGGGCTGTCCGGGGTGGTCGAGGCCGAGCAGCTCCGTCACGTGCTCGCCGAGGTCGACGACCTCCAGGAGGTGACCCAGGAGCTGATCCGGCTCGCCTGCGAGGCCGGGGCCCCGGACAACGTCACGTGCGTGGTCGCCGACGTGGTCGAGGGGCCGATGGTGGACGACCCGGTGGTGGTCGGCTCGGCCAACCCGTCGTAA
- a CDS encoding OB-fold-containig protein produces MGRFVDAALAFPTVLFTFPLLVVIAYWLLVAVGAVGFDGDLGGIPDTGVPDTGLGGTADASGTAGTGGFLGGLGLGGVPVAVVVSSLTVVAWFAGLVGGVLFTGTPALVGVLLVALLCAWACTRVIVALLRRTAPKERVPSRADFVGRMCVVRTTRVGKDFGQAEVTSPDGSSALVQVRQTGDDVFAAGSTALIFAYDAPGEFFWVMPYDAELDPHRL; encoded by the coding sequence ATGGGCCGTTTCGTCGACGCCGCACTGGCCTTCCCGACCGTCCTGTTCACGTTCCCGCTGCTGGTGGTCATCGCGTACTGGCTGCTCGTCGCGGTCGGCGCCGTCGGTTTCGACGGTGACCTCGGCGGCATCCCCGACACCGGCGTCCCCGACACCGGCCTCGGCGGCACGGCCGACGCGTCCGGCACCGCGGGGACCGGCGGGTTCCTCGGCGGGCTGGGACTCGGCGGGGTCCCGGTCGCAGTGGTCGTCTCGTCGTTGACCGTCGTCGCCTGGTTCGCCGGCCTCGTGGGCGGTGTGCTGTTCACCGGCACCCCCGCCCTGGTCGGAGTGCTGCTCGTGGCGCTGCTGTGCGCCTGGGCGTGCACCCGCGTGATCGTCGCCCTGCTGCGCCGAACCGCCCCGAAGGAGCGCGTCCCCTCCCGCGCCGACTTCGTGGGCCGCATGTGCGTCGTCCGCACCACCCGGGTCGGAAAGGATTTCGGGCAGGCCGAGGTCACCTCGCCGGACGGATCCTCCGCGCTCGTTCAAGTACGCCAGACCGGTGACGACGTCTTCGCCGCCGGCAGCACCGCCCTGATCTTCGCCTATGACGCCCCCGGCGAGTTCTTCTGGGTGATGCCGTACGACGCGGAACTCGACCCCCACCGTCTCTAA
- a CDS encoding flotillin family protein: MDVISTGFGIFLAVALLVAIGLLFMISRLFNKVEQGKALIISKVNKVDVTFTGAVVLPVFHKAELMDISVKTIEIERSGNEGLICRDNIRADIRITFFVRVNKTVEDVVKVAQAIGTARASDQETLQELFNAKFSEALKTVGKQLDFVDLYTQRDHFRDQIIQVIGTDLNGYSLEDAAIDFLEQTPLSKLDPANILDAQGIRKITELTAAEHVRTNEFQRREEKEITRQNVDAREAILELERRQVDAETKQKREIETMRAREEAETAKVQAEERLKAQTAGLRTDEQLGVQRENQAREIAVAAKNRERVIAIESERIEKDRLLEVIARERETELSRIAKDKELEGEKRSIAEVVRERIMVEKTVAEQEENIKRLRVVEEAERTRQAVIIQAEAEAQESLVKDIKAAEAAEAASKHKAREALVMAEARQQAAELDARAKIRLAEGVQAEVAAAGLAEVQVRERDAAAIEKVGRAEAAVEREKALAVAEGEQAKAHAVATAVREKLKAEAEGEQAKALAAAAAVGEKLKAEAEGLAEKATAMAALSDATRAHEEYRLRLEAEKEIRLAGVNAQLKVAESQASVLSAGLSKANIDIVGGDSVFFDRLMSSITMGKAVDGFVAHSDVAQAMAGPYLDGSASLPADLARVLGSIDTADVRNLSLSALLVKLIQQGGPDADRLRDLLGDARGADAVEPPVVVLDSVQR; this comes from the coding sequence ATGGACGTCATCTCCACCGGCTTCGGCATATTTCTCGCCGTCGCCCTGCTCGTCGCCATCGGGCTGCTCTTCATGATCAGCCGCCTGTTCAACAAGGTCGAACAGGGCAAGGCCCTGATCATCTCGAAGGTGAACAAGGTAGACGTCACCTTCACCGGCGCGGTCGTGCTGCCCGTCTTCCACAAGGCGGAGCTCATGGACATCTCGGTGAAGACCATCGAGATCGAGCGGTCCGGCAACGAGGGCCTGATCTGCCGGGACAACATCCGGGCCGACATCCGCATCACCTTCTTCGTCCGGGTCAACAAGACCGTCGAGGACGTGGTGAAGGTCGCCCAGGCCATCGGCACCGCCCGGGCCAGCGACCAGGAGACGCTGCAGGAGCTGTTCAACGCCAAGTTCTCCGAGGCGCTCAAGACCGTCGGCAAGCAGCTCGACTTCGTCGACCTCTACACCCAGCGCGACCACTTCCGCGACCAGATCATCCAGGTGATCGGCACCGACCTGAACGGTTACAGCCTGGAGGACGCGGCGATCGACTTCCTGGAGCAGACCCCGCTCTCCAAGCTCGACCCGGCCAACATCCTCGACGCCCAGGGCATCCGTAAGATCACCGAGCTGACCGCGGCCGAGCACGTGCGGACCAACGAGTTCCAGCGGCGGGAGGAGAAGGAGATCACCCGCCAGAACGTGGACGCCCGCGAGGCCATCCTCGAACTGGAGCGCCGCCAGGTCGACGCGGAGACCAAGCAGAAGCGCGAGATCGAGACCATGCGTGCCCGCGAGGAGGCCGAGACCGCCAAGGTCCAGGCCGAGGAGCGGCTCAAGGCCCAGACCGCCGGCCTGCGCACCGACGAGCAGCTCGGCGTCCAGCGGGAGAACCAGGCCCGGGAGATCGCGGTGGCCGCGAAGAACCGTGAGCGGGTCATCGCCATCGAGAGTGAGCGCATCGAGAAGGACCGCCTGCTGGAGGTCATCGCCCGCGAGCGCGAGACCGAGCTGTCCCGCATCGCCAAGGACAAGGAACTGGAGGGCGAGAAGCGCTCCATCGCCGAGGTGGTCCGCGAACGGATCATGGTTGAGAAGACGGTCGCCGAGCAGGAGGAGAACATCAAGCGCCTGCGGGTCGTCGAGGAGGCCGAGCGGACCCGCCAGGCCGTGATCATCCAGGCCGAGGCCGAGGCGCAGGAGAGCCTGGTCAAGGACATCAAGGCGGCCGAGGCGGCCGAGGCGGCGTCCAAGCACAAGGCGCGCGAGGCGCTGGTGATGGCCGAGGCCCGGCAGCAGGCGGCCGAGCTCGACGCCCGAGCCAAGATCCGCCTGGCCGAGGGCGTCCAGGCCGAGGTGGCGGCGGCCGGCCTGGCCGAGGTGCAGGTGCGCGAGCGGGACGCCGCGGCGATCGAGAAGGTCGGCCGCGCCGAGGCCGCCGTGGAGCGGGAGAAGGCCCTGGCGGTCGCCGAGGGCGAGCAGGCCAAGGCCCACGCCGTGGCCACCGCGGTGCGTGAGAAGCTCAAGGCAGAGGCCGAGGGCGAGCAGGCCAAGGCGCTGGCCGCCGCGGCGGCGGTCGGCGAGAAGCTCAAGGCCGAGGCCGAGGGTCTCGCCGAGAAGGCGACGGCGATGGCCGCGCTGAGCGACGCGACCCGTGCCCACGAGGAGTACCGCCTGCGGTTGGAGGCGGAGAAGGAGATCCGCCTCGCCGGGGTGAACGCCCAGCTCAAGGTCGCCGAGTCGCAGGCGTCCGTGCTCTCCGCCGGCCTGTCCAAGGCCAACATCGACATCGTCGGCGGCGACAGCGTGTTCTTCGACCGGCTCATGAGCTCGATCACCATGGGCAAGGCCGTGGACGGTTTCGTCGCGCACTCCGACGTCGCCCAGGCGATGGCCGGGCCGTACCTGGACGGCTCCGCGAGCCTGCCCGCCGACCTGGCCCGTGTCCTCGGCTCGATCGACACCGCCGACGTGCGGAACCTCTCGTTGTCGGCGCTGCTGGTCAAGCTCATCCAGCAGGGCGGCCCGGACGCCGACAGGTTGCGCGACCTGCTGGGTGACGCCCGGGGCGCCGACGCCGTCGAGCCCCCCGTCGTCGTGCTCGACTCCGTCCAGCGGTGA
- a CDS encoding DNA repair ATPase yields MTAPAAQAVTEATGGGTGLDAGTYQVLRARLGEQAAELAARADALNAERLAVFGGTELRLIGTERIRTENNCVPRDIVSIGGLMLFGYNVFIGLKPETTVDDVFSVHTFTRGSGDGEDGFRFDPAPMFRDPRFERDFAELYRYYRETRLTRLRRVEGKLLAVFRTGPQDTRVLRWQVGLDGSLTYVDDRGERDHTFPPSHDFEWTPATRDDHVPGRHPHVSIEGEVFVETVGGDLTIKIENNTETGEGIYREPVTEPLQSLADAEIHHARIGPLILLRVRPYKETEWRHLVFNTRTKAVVRLDGIGQACQRLPEDQGIIFPGGYYLSTGVAKTFDADVSELEFERVIRSPNGEDVLYVFHAHAEGRSLLLPYNVIRKQVATPLSCHGYSLFDDGTMVVFRAVSDEPTRVHPMQVWQTPYHSDVHAASQPTGTGPLERIGNAELVRGVSDCLSVARMADEMAPSVPVFEALIASCDRAADRYHWLDEHGLRGPLADVRATAEQVLEEFEKVQALTRQAADALEAAAADVTALVRQSRAQAPRSAQGWIERLSELRQAQGHLVTLGEMRHIDTGRIGELDAELTAEIDGTAQRAVGFLQGEDAFAGYHAEVGRLAGEAGAIATTAEAGPVGERLDRQARGLEVVVEVVGTLDIADATARTAILERVGEVLGGVNRARATLEARRRELLASEGRASFAAEFALLGQAITGALAMSDTPERCEEQLGRLMLQLENMESRFAEFDDFLRRLAVKREDVYEAFSSRRQALLDQRARRADRLAESAERILTGVRRRVTTLGSLDEVNTYFGSDAMVVRLRGVAGELRELGDQVRAEELEGRIAAARQEAGRALRDRLDLYTDGGETIRLGRHLFAVNTQAPDLTLVPHRDGPAFAITGTDYRSPVRDPDFAGTRRFWDQLLVSESAEVYRGEHLAASILAEAESGTLTVGGNPVSLGELHKAADGDGLVEIVRRVAETRYDEGYERGVHDHDAATILGAVLRLYSGAGLLRYPAGARAAAQLFWAFGTDEAARVAWTTRATSLARARTLFGRVSAVEETRAALGAAIAAFARRLRDDAAGITGTTTGEAGKVTAATAAGTATARHDRTGGTGGTDGVNDTGDVDGTGVFELAGEYLFEELASRPFGFVTSTGARSLLERFDRALGPARGEFDDDLRALGDDLARRYRLAEAWLGAFDASVTGSGRVADAATGPGPASGSSPGSSPGSGPVSGAATGPATVGDPAGDPARGTGSPELAEAVAALLCEVPRHESQASLITTVEGLLGTHPRVAGRVLELRLDEFLARTRWFREHRAPAYRAYQRRRNELIAAERERLRLEEFRPKVMNAFVRNQLLDEVYLPLIGDNLAKQLGAAGDARRTDQNGLLLLISPPGYGKTTLMEYVASRLGLVFVKVNGPALGHLVTSLDPAEAPDATARQEVEKISFALEMGNNVLLYLDDIQHTSPELLQRFISLCDGQRRMEGVWEGRSRTYDLRGKRFAVCMAGNPYTESGGRFRIPDMLANRADVWNLGEVLSGREELFALSYIDNALTSNPVLAPLSTRDRDDVRLLVRLARGDAGVRADRLSHPYSPVELEQILAVLRKLLRIQRVVLANNQAYIASAAQSDASRTEPPFQLQGSYRNMNKLAARVVPVMNDAELEAVIDDHYLGEAQTLTSGAEANLLKLAELRGTMTAGQAERWAEVKAGYLRARALGGSGDDPVNRAVGAVGLLADQVSSAIERAADRLSPGPARMVADVEYGERVPVGDRRPSRGHETEREQGQQ; encoded by the coding sequence GTGACCGCACCCGCGGCACAGGCCGTCACCGAGGCCACCGGCGGCGGGACCGGGCTGGACGCGGGCACCTACCAGGTGCTCCGCGCCAGGCTCGGCGAGCAGGCCGCCGAGCTGGCCGCGCGCGCCGACGCGCTCAACGCCGAACGCCTGGCGGTGTTCGGCGGCACCGAGCTCAGGCTGATCGGCACCGAGCGGATCCGCACCGAGAACAACTGCGTGCCCCGTGACATCGTGTCGATCGGCGGGCTCATGCTCTTCGGCTACAACGTGTTCATCGGGCTCAAGCCGGAGACGACCGTCGACGACGTCTTCTCCGTGCACACCTTCACCCGGGGCTCGGGCGACGGGGAGGACGGCTTCCGGTTCGACCCGGCGCCGATGTTCCGCGACCCGCGGTTCGAGCGGGACTTCGCCGAGCTCTACCGGTACTACCGGGAGACCCGGCTGACGCGGCTGCGCCGCGTGGAGGGCAAGCTGCTGGCCGTCTTCCGGACCGGCCCGCAGGACACGCGCGTGCTGCGCTGGCAGGTCGGGCTGGACGGCTCGCTCACCTACGTCGACGACCGGGGCGAGCGCGACCACACCTTCCCGCCCTCCCACGACTTCGAATGGACTCCGGCCACCCGGGACGACCACGTGCCCGGCCGGCACCCGCACGTCTCCATCGAGGGCGAGGTGTTCGTCGAGACCGTCGGCGGCGACCTCACCATCAAGATCGAGAACAACACCGAGACCGGGGAGGGCATCTACCGCGAGCCGGTCACCGAGCCGCTGCAGAGCCTCGCCGACGCGGAGATCCACCACGCCAGGATCGGCCCGCTGATCCTGCTGCGGGTGCGGCCGTACAAGGAGACCGAGTGGCGGCACCTGGTCTTCAACACCAGGACCAAGGCCGTGGTCCGCCTCGACGGCATCGGGCAGGCCTGCCAGCGCCTGCCCGAGGACCAGGGGATCATCTTCCCCGGCGGCTACTACCTGTCCACCGGCGTCGCCAAGACCTTCGACGCGGACGTGTCCGAGCTGGAGTTCGAGCGGGTCATCCGCTCGCCCAACGGTGAGGACGTGCTCTACGTCTTCCACGCCCACGCCGAGGGCCGGTCGCTGCTGCTGCCGTACAACGTGATCCGCAAGCAGGTGGCGACGCCGCTGTCCTGCCACGGGTACTCACTCTTCGACGACGGCACGATGGTGGTCTTCCGGGCCGTCTCCGACGAGCCGACCCGGGTGCACCCCATGCAGGTCTGGCAGACGCCGTACCACTCGGACGTCCACGCCGCCTCCCAGCCCACCGGGACCGGGCCGCTGGAGCGGATCGGCAACGCCGAGCTGGTCCGAGGCGTCTCCGACTGCCTGTCGGTGGCCCGGATGGCCGACGAGATGGCGCCGTCGGTCCCGGTCTTCGAGGCTCTGATCGCCTCCTGCGACCGCGCGGCCGACCGCTACCACTGGCTGGACGAGCACGGGCTGCGCGGCCCGCTGGCCGACGTACGGGCCACCGCCGAGCAGGTGCTGGAGGAGTTCGAGAAGGTCCAGGCGCTCACCCGGCAGGCGGCGGACGCCCTGGAGGCCGCCGCGGCGGACGTCACGGCCCTCGTGCGGCAGTCGCGAGCCCAGGCGCCGCGCTCCGCCCAGGGGTGGATCGAGCGGCTGTCGGAGCTGCGGCAGGCCCAGGGGCACCTGGTGACCCTGGGTGAGATGCGCCACATCGACACCGGCCGGATCGGCGAGCTCGACGCGGAGCTGACGGCCGAGATCGACGGCACCGCGCAGCGCGCGGTGGGCTTCCTGCAGGGTGAGGACGCCTTCGCCGGGTACCACGCGGAGGTCGGGCGGCTGGCCGGCGAGGCGGGCGCCATCGCGACCACGGCCGAGGCCGGGCCGGTCGGCGAGCGGCTGGACCGGCAGGCGCGGGGCCTGGAGGTGGTGGTCGAGGTGGTCGGCACGCTGGACATCGCCGACGCCACCGCGCGCACCGCCATCCTGGAACGGGTCGGTGAGGTGCTCGGCGGGGTCAACCGTGCCCGTGCCACGCTGGAGGCCCGCCGCAGGGAGCTGCTGGCGAGCGAGGGCCGGGCGAGCTTCGCCGCCGAGTTCGCGCTGCTGGGGCAGGCGATCACCGGCGCGCTGGCGATGTCCGACACCCCGGAGCGCTGCGAGGAGCAGCTGGGCCGCCTGATGCTCCAGCTGGAGAACATGGAGTCGCGCTTCGCCGAGTTCGACGACTTCCTGAGGCGGCTGGCCGTCAAACGGGAGGACGTCTACGAGGCGTTCTCCTCCCGCCGCCAGGCGCTGCTCGACCAGCGGGCCCGCCGGGCCGACCGGCTCGCCGAGTCCGCCGAGCGGATCCTGACCGGTGTACGGCGCCGGGTGACCACGCTGGGGTCCCTGGACGAGGTCAACACCTACTTCGGGTCCGACGCGATGGTGGTCAGGCTGCGCGGCGTGGCCGGGGAGCTGCGGGAGCTGGGCGACCAGGTCCGCGCCGAGGAGCTCGAAGGCCGGATCGCGGCGGCCCGCCAGGAGGCGGGCCGGGCCCTGCGCGACCGGCTCGACCTCTACACCGACGGCGGGGAGACCATCCGGCTCGGACGGCACCTGTTCGCCGTCAACACGCAGGCGCCCGACCTGACCCTCGTCCCCCACCGGGACGGGCCCGCCTTCGCGATCACCGGGACCGACTACCGCTCACCGGTGCGCGACCCGGACTTCGCCGGCACCCGGCGGTTCTGGGACCAGTTGCTGGTCTCGGAGTCGGCGGAGGTCTACCGGGGTGAGCACCTGGCCGCCTCGATCCTGGCCGAGGCCGAGTCCGGCACCCTCACCGTGGGCGGGAACCCGGTCTCCCTCGGCGAGCTGCACAAGGCGGCGGACGGCGACGGGCTCGTGGAGATCGTCCGCCGGGTGGCGGAGACCCGCTACGACGAGGGGTACGAGCGCGGCGTCCACGACCACGACGCGGCGACGATCCTCGGGGCCGTGCTGCGCCTGTACTCGGGTGCCGGGCTGCTCCGCTATCCGGCCGGGGCCAGGGCCGCCGCCCAGCTGTTCTGGGCCTTCGGCACCGACGAGGCCGCCCGCGTGGCATGGACCACCCGGGCGACGTCGCTCGCCCGTGCCCGGACCCTGTTCGGCAGGGTGAGCGCGGTGGAGGAGACCCGCGCCGCCCTCGGCGCGGCGATCGCCGCCTTCGCCCGCCGCCTGCGCGACGACGCGGCGGGCATAACGGGCACGACGACCGGGGAGGCCGGGAAGGTCACAGCGGCCACGGCGGCCGGAACGGCCACAGCCCGGCATGACCGTACCGGCGGCACCGGCGGTACGGACGGCGTGAACGACACCGGCGACGTGGACGGCACCGGTGTGTTCGAGCTGGCCGGAGAGTACCTGTTCGAGGAACTCGCGTCCCGGCCGTTCGGGTTCGTCACGAGCACCGGGGCCCGGTCGCTGCTGGAACGGTTCGACCGCGCGCTCGGCCCGGCGCGCGGGGAGTTCGACGACGACCTGCGGGCGCTCGGCGACGACCTCGCCCGGCGGTACCGGCTGGCCGAGGCGTGGCTCGGCGCCTTCGACGCCTCGGTCACCGGCTCCGGCCGGGTCGCCGACGCCGCCACCGGTCCCGGCCCGGCTTCCGGCTCCTCCCCCGGCTCCTCCCCCGGCTCCGGCCCGGTCTCCGGCGCCGCCACCGGTCCCGCCACGGTGGGAGATCCGGCGGGAGATCCGGCGCGGGGGACGGGATCACCCGAGCTGGCGGAGGCGGTGGCCGCGCTGCTGTGCGAGGTGCCCCGGCACGAGTCGCAGGCGTCCCTGATCACCACGGTCGAGGGCCTGCTCGGCACGCATCCGCGCGTCGCCGGACGCGTGCTGGAGCTGCGCCTGGACGAGTTCCTCGCCAGGACCCGGTGGTTCCGCGAGCACCGCGCCCCGGCGTACCGCGCCTACCAGCGACGGCGCAACGAGCTGATCGCGGCCGAGCGGGAACGCCTGCGGCTGGAGGAGTTCCGGCCGAAGGTGATGAACGCCTTCGTCCGCAACCAGCTGCTCGACGAGGTCTACCTGCCGCTGATCGGCGACAACCTGGCCAAGCAGCTCGGCGCGGCCGGCGACGCCCGGCGGACCGACCAGAACGGCTTGCTGCTGCTCATCTCCCCGCCGGGTTACGGCAAGACCACCCTCATGGAGTACGTGGCCAGCCGGCTCGGCCTGGTCTTCGTCAAGGTCAACGGCCCCGCGCTGGGCCATCTGGTCACCTCACTGGACCCGGCGGAGGCGCCCGACGCGACGGCCCGCCAGGAGGTCGAGAAGATCTCCTTCGCGCTGGAGATGGGCAACAACGTCCTGCTCTACCTGGACGACATCCAGCACACCTCCCCGGAGCTGCTGCAGAGGTTCATCTCGCTGTGCGACGGCCAGCGCCGGATGGAGGGCGTCTGGGAGGGCCGGTCGCGCACCTACGACCTGCGGGGCAAGCGCTTCGCGGTCTGCATGGCGGGCAACCCGTACACCGAGTCGGGCGGGCGTTTCCGCATCCCGGACATGCTCGCCAACCGCGCCGACGTGTGGAACCTCGGCGAGGTGCTGTCGGGCCGGGAGGAGCTGTTCGCGCTGAGCTACATCGACAACGCCCTGACCTCCAACCCGGTCCTGGCGCCGCTGTCCACCCGGGACCGCGACGACGTCCGGTTGCTGGTCAGGCTGGCGCGGGGCGACGCCGGGGTCCGGGCGGACCGTCTCTCCCACCCGTACTCACCGGTCGAGCTGGAGCAGATCCTCGCGGTGCTGCGCAAGCTGCTGCGGATCCAGCGGGTGGTGCTGGCCAACAACCAGGCGTACATCGCCTCGGCCGCCCAGTCGGACGCGTCGCGGACCGAGCCGCCGTTCCAGCTCCAGGGCTCCTACCGGAACATGAACAAGCTGGCCGCGCGCGTCGTCCCGGTGATGAACGACGCCGAGCTGGAGGCCGTGATCGACGATCACTACCTCGGCGAGGCCCAGACCCTCACCTCGGGGGCGGAGGCGAACCTGCTGAAGCTGGCCGAGCTGCGGGGGACCATGACCGCCGGGCAGGCGGAGCGGTGGGCGGAGGTGAAGGCGGGTTACCTGCGTGCGCGGGCCCTCGGCGGCTCCGGGGACGACCCGGTGAACCGCGCGGTCGGCGCGGTCGGTCTCCTGGCCGACCAGGTGAGCAGCGCCATCGAGCGGGCGGCCGACCGGCTGTCCCCCGGGCCTGCGAGGATGGTTGCCGACGTCGAATACGGTGAGCGGGTGCCGGTCGGCGACCGGCGGCCCTCCCGCGGCCACGAGACAGAGCGAGAGCAAGGACAGCAGTGA